The window GAGGCCCGGCGCAGCCCCTACGACCAGGCGATACCCGACATCGGCGACGAACTCGCCGCCGGCCGCGCCCTCATCGCCATGGGCCGCCTGCTGCTGCGCGCGGCCGACGGGGACATGAGGGAGACGGGAGCCGCCGACGCGGAGGGCCCCTCCCCGCTCTGGCTGGCCCGGGAGTGACGGAGCGGCACCATGCTCTTCACCGACCGGACCGAGGCGGGACGGCAGCTGGGCAGCCGCCTGCGGCACCACCTCAGGGGCCAGGACGTCGTCGTGCTGGGGCTGCCCCGCGGCGGGGTACCGGTCGCCGCGGAGGTCGCCGAGGCACTCGGCGCGCCGCTGGACGTCTGCCTGGTCCGCAAACTGGGCGTGCCCTACCAGCCCGAACTCGGCATGGGTGCCATCGGCGAGGACGGGGTGCGGGTCGTCAACGAGGAGGTACTGCGGCACACCGGCGTCGGCCGGGCCGACCTGGACCGGGTCGA of the Streptomyces sp. 1222.5 genome contains:
- a CDS encoding dsRBD fold-containing protein → MTRPVSSRAPAIKEWRLNLYLSEHDPDTTARIVLDTGDNVLESHAEARRSPYDQAIPDIGDELAAGRALIAMGRLLLRAADGDMRETGAADAEGPSPLWLARE